In Candidatus Hydrogenedentota bacterium, the genomic window GAGGAGGAGGCCAACGCGGCGCGGGACGTCATTTTGTCCAATCGGGTCAACTACTGGACCGGTGAGCACTGTCGCCTGTTCGAGCAGGAGTTTGCGGCGTGGGCGGGATGTGCTCATGCGGTGGCTTTGGCGAACGGGACGGTGGCCCTCGATGTCGCCCTCAAGGTTCTGGCGATTGGCCCGGGTGATGAAGTCATCGTGACGCCGCGGACTTTCCTGGCCTCCGCGTCTTCAATCGTCAATGCGGGGGCGATTCCGGTCTTTGCCGATGTCGATCCGGATTCACAAAACATCACGGCAGAAACCCTTCGGCAAGTTCTGACGCCGCGAACGCGCGGCATCATCTGCGTCCATCTCGCCGGCTGGCCGTGCGACATGGACCCCATCATGGCATTGGCCAACGCGCATGGACTGAAAGTGATCGAGGATTGCGCGCAGGCGCATGGCGCCCGCTACAAAGGGCGGCCGGTCGGCGGCCTGGGCCATATCGGTGCCTGGTCCTTCTGCCAGGACAAGATCATGACGACGGGCGGCGAGGGTGGCATGGTGACGACCAACGATCCGAACCTCTGGTCGGCGATGTGGTCGTTCAAAGATCATGGCAAGAGTTGGGATGCC contains:
- a CDS encoding DegT/DnrJ/EryC1/StrS aminotransferase family protein; translated protein: EEEANAARDVILSNRVNYWTGEHCRLFEQEFAAWAGCAHAVALANGTVALDVALKVLAIGPGDEVIVTPRTFLASASSIVNAGAIPVFADVDPDSQNITAETLRQVLTPRTRGIICVHLAGWPCDMDPIMALANAHGLKVIEDCAQAHGARYKGRPVGGLGHIGAWSFCQDKIMTTGGEGGMVTTNDPNLWSAMWSFKDHGKSWDAVYQREHPPGFRWLHESFGTNWRMIEVQAAIGRIQLARMADWHRARLDNAHRIWATAQQIGALRVPLPDAQIAHAAYKCYVFVRPEHLRVDWGRDRIIEAINAEGVPCYAGSCSEIYLEKAFDGTGWRPEERLPVARELGENSL